CAAAGCATGAATGAGTCACCTCTAAAGATAGTGTCAAAACTCGTAATTACGATATTACTAAAgtaattacaaaaaatactaaaatCATCATTTTTGATACTTTCAATAAGTCTAGTCATGTCCTTGAATGACTTTTACTGTAAtagaattcaaaaaaaaaacgacGATTATTACTTTCAAACGAATCATACGAAACAAATATACTGTTCATTAGAGATTTGGCGTTTTTTGACTTGCTAAAGGATTATTAAACATATGAAACGGTTACAGAAGTAGGCAAATTTGTACAACAGTAAATATAACTATAAAGCTTTTATACAATACCACTGCTGTTACTACCCAAATCTTGAATAGGGATAGCACCGTCTGCCTGATAATAAGCAGCTTCTGTCACGGATATATAATTGGGGATAGCATCGataattttagaaaatttcgTTTCAACCCAGACAAGAAAGCCTCCTCGTGGCAGGAAAAAGTCCATATAAGCGAAggaaaatataatagaaATAACGACAGCAGTAAGGTGCAAAACGATCgtaattgaaaaatctaACGGAAGTCCTAAGACAGGAGCTACTAAAGCTAATGCCATCCTTACGACTTGAGGAAGATTCAAactaaaatattgttaatTATAACGTTGAATAAGTACAGTCATACAGTTTGGGATGCAAATCTCCAAAAAGATTCAAGAGATACATAGCCAGAAGCGAATAAACCCAACCACTAAAAACATTAGCATGTATATCcaagaaaagaattttaagGTGAAAAAGTTAgatataaattttcaaacaatttaatATCATTTATGAGAGACAAAAAACATACCCAATACCAACATAGACATCGTCAGACTCAGCAACATAGCAAGCTATTAAGTATGCAATGGCAGGAATTACTTccaaaaatccaaaaaacaTGGCGATTGTACATAATGTTCCGTATCTGCGTTCAAAACGTGGcataagaagaaaaattccTAAAAGTCctaaaatgaaagaaattactCCATGATGAACGAGCGGATATGTGTTTAGGGTATGAACTGCGTACTTTGTCAGTTTGTTTCAggaatatatatttattctaACATACGGCGaatgtttattaaattatgCCAGCTTAGGCCAAAAAAGTCAACGATAGGCAAGAAAATGTTTACGATTCCAAGAATGATAGTTAACAGGGCAACAATCACAGTGAAGAGTGGAATTTTCATAAGGAAAAGTTCCGCTAAAAATCCGACCGATGTCGAAATACGTTCTCCTAGTTCAATGGCCATgctatttattaattaagtTACACCTTTTACCTTCTCTCGGTAATAATTCGTCTAAAATATTccctttttaaaaaagttttaggAATATTGACTTTGTTGGTTTATAGCAAGGTAAAGTAAGCGCTGGTTATACCAGCCAAGGTGTATATGAAAGTCAATCGCAATACAAGTTCGACTAAccaattatttttcaagGGAAAATATTGagttttatataattttacatACAATGACTATTAAGAATTTCCATCTGCTAAAGATAAAGGTAGTAATTAATCACAGTTTTGCAAATAATCGCAATCGAGTGAAGTAAACAGCaaatataattattatGATTAATTGAAATAAGATTCATTGTAAGTAGAATTATATAAAGCAAATCTAGCAAACAGTAAACAGGGTgttcatttttatgaaaatacaGACAAATAATTCCgttaaatatataaagaCAGCctaaaacaataaaactAGGTAGAACCTTTTATACATACATTAagtcaaataaataattcgTGTCTTCAACTTCACATTCAAATCTTTCTCAGCGACCAGTGTAGGTGTTATCTATATTATAAccgtttttttaaatatcttTCCCTCTTATTAATGTCTTTACGAGACTTCAGGAAACTATGCCTTAAATTGTTAAgtgatttatttaaatacaTAACAAGAGGATAATGTTAGGAAACATCAAACTAAAGTCGAGGGTCCTCAATCACCTCACTTAAGCAAATTATTAAAGCATCGTCTGGCACTACAGGAATCAACCATCCAGGCTCTTTCCAAAAACTATCTGTTTCAGCTGGAATAGACTTCTTTTTAGTTTTCCGGGAATAATTTATCACCCTTATGGCCCCATAAACGTCCAAGCTGTAATccttttgaattttcttgATATCCCAATCGTGAACGATTTTGCAAtgttcaaaacaaaaaactgGTTCATAGAAATTAGTGCAAAATATACATTCCACAGATAATGGTTCTGCATCCTCATCATTTATACtgtaaaatgttaaaaaaaaaggaatatttGAATACATACTCAGATATAGTATCATCAGTTTCATTTATGTCTTCATTAATTGCAAACTGTGAATGCGAAATGGTGATACTTTTTGTAACAGAAGCataatttataatataGAACTCATCGTATTCTGACGATTTTGGGTCAAGCCGGAAATGCCGCTTGTTATTCATGTGTTCTCgtaaaagctttttatttttgcaaGGGACATGACAGCATAGACATCTAAAACTTATCAAACGATGTTAGAATATGACGGAAAGAAGTAATAACACAAATAAAACTGATAAATATGATTACCTTTCTAGTTCattctttatcttttcAAGTAACCGATTtatgtaaacaatattgTCTGCTAATCCGATATTAAGCCCGTGAACGTGAAAACTATGTTCAAACCATTCTTGACGGTTTAAAAGACCTTCATTATTACAGAACAAACATTGTAaggattttatttttcccTCTCTCCGTTCTTTTTGCTGTTGCCTTAAGACTCGTTTAAGTGAATTTTCTTGAGCAATTTGTAGTAAAAGTATTTCTTGgtctttcaaatttggaTTCTGGTTGAGCTCATTGGCAATCTCTGATGCGCATAAATAAGCATTCTTAGCTAACGTCTGTACTGACGAATTGTGTATAGTTGTAAGGTGGcttataaaagaaatcgAGTCACCAGCAAATTCACAATCAAAAGGGCATCGAATTATTATAGCATCGTCGGAACTCATTCTAGTCGGTGTTCTTGAAATTCATTGAAGTTGCCCAATGACCAAGTgtcttaatttttattcttttaagaTATATTAAACAGTTTCAAGTCTAAGTAATGCGgaattcaataaataataatttactTCTTTAGTTTTAGTCCCTTCTTCCTTAGATCACCGATAATATCGTATGGATATGCATAGAATAGGCCAAGTTATCCAGCAGTGAGGCTAAAATTACACATTGCGTTAATCAACTTTAAAATTATGAGAATAATGTAGTAACAAAAAAGGATAATTAAAACGAGTtctctaaaaaatatttatagTACTGACTACTATCGAGCATTtctacttttaaaaagcacATTTAAAAGATATCACTCTTATGTGGATTCtgtatcttttttaaactgtAATTGTTGGTAATAtctttaaaatgaaaacatatATCGCATGGAAAGCTACTAATTCATGTCCTTTATTTTGAACAAATATCAAtcgataatatttttgtctCTAGACTCAAAACTGTTCATTTATTCGTTTGCTCGGTGATGGAGCAAGCCTGAACTTCATTTACTACGGAGATTTTTGCGTTGCTCCAGTTATTGTATCAcattatttacttttcgTATAATAAAGCAGGTCGTAAGTACTTATCGTAGTTTAACGTAATATtatgtaagctacgcagtttggtatctgatttaaggatacgtagaactgcggtgagttttccttgtggtctattatattacaatacacaggttgtataagtagcaactgagtataggtattgtattaactggattataatgttacctatcactaat
This portion of the Schizosaccharomyces pombe strain 972h- genome assembly, chromosome: I genome encodes:
- the rbd4 gene encoding rhomboid family protease , which codes for MAIELGERISTSVGFLAELFLMKIPLFTVIVALLTIILGIVNIFLPIVDFFGLSWHNLINIRLHTLNTYPLVHHGVISFILGLLGIFLLMPRFERRYGTLCTIAMFFGFLEVIPAIAYLIACYVAESDDVYVGIGGWVYSLLAMYLLNLFGDLHPKLLNLPQVVRMALALVAPVLGLPLDFSITIVLHLTAVVISIIFSFAYMDFFLPRGGFLVWVETKFSKIIDAIPNYISVTEAAYYQADGAIPIQDLGSNSSGIV
- a CDS encoding zinc finger protein; protein product: MSSDDAIIIRCPFDCEFAGDSISFISHLTTIHNSSVQTLAKNAYLCASEIANELNQNPNLKDQEILLLQIAQENSLKRVLRQQQKERREGKIKSLQCLFCNNEGLLNRQEWFEHSFHVHGLNIGLADNIVYINRLLEKIKNELESFRCLCCHVPCKNKKLLREHMNNKRHFRLDPKSSEYDEFYIINYASVTKSITISHSQFAINEDINETDDTISDINDEDAEPLSVECIFCTNFYEPVFCFEHCKIVHDWDIKKIQKDYSLDVYGAIRVINYSRKTKKKSIPAETDSFWKEPGWLIPVVPDDALIICLSEVIEDPRL